The stretch of DNA CAAGCATCACAGCCAAGGGAAGCCAGGCATGGGGGggatcccaccctgccagggtagagcagcctgccctgggcagcactgaTACAGAGAGAGGGCCAGAGGACAGTGGCAACACCTTTGGCATCACCCAAAACTGCCTCCTGCAGTGTTGGACCAGTCAGATTTGGAACAGGGTTGCTGCCCAAAGATGCACAGAGGGTCAGTGCTCAGTGAGTGGCTTGGCTTAGCCTGGTCCCCGTCCTGGAGCACCAGCCCTAGAAAAACACCTCTTGGCcaagccccagccctgctctatCCTGGGCTTTCCCTGCCACTGCACAGCTTCCTAGACCAGGGCAGAACctttccacagcttctccagtcCTGAGGGGGGtagggagcagagctgggcttctCCCTGCGCACGGAAtcttccctggcacaggcaAGGAACCTCCCGAGCAGCTCCGAGAGGCGGAGTGTTGGGAGCGGTCCCCGCGGTGCACATCCCACCGGGCGGGGAGCAGACGAGACAGATTTGTGCTGCTATCTTTAGGACATGTAATGCTAATGGGATTACAGCAGCGTGCGTGCTCACGCTGTAatcagctccctgctccagttGACGTGCTCCTAATCGAGCTGTTCACCTTGCACAGGGcaggctggctgcaggacaTGGCATTGGGGCTAAGTTTGGGTCAGTGGCAGGAAACCCTCGATCCCCTCAGCACCCTTTGTACCCATCAGTAGGGGATCCATGCACTGCACAGCCCGTGCCACACACCTTCCAACCCCCAGCCCAGgttctgtctccctgctctgcctgtggctCTGTCCCCAGTCTCCTTTAAGGGGACAtccccaccctggggacaggcaggtgCTGTGTGGGCAGCAACACGGCTTGCAAAATGTGTCCTGCAGGGTGCAGGCATTCCACTCACCTCtccttgtttgttttcagcaagAGGGGGAGGCAGAAAGGGGAAAGGCCATAGgtccctgctctctgctcagaGCCAGATGGgctctgcctgctttgggcATCAGAAATTCAGGTCCAGCAGTGTCAGGTTGTAATTGGGAAACAAGTAAGAAATGAGGCCTTTGGGAGAGAAGGGCAGCTGGGGCATCCTGAAGCGATGCTGGTCTGCATAAATGAtgacagagcagccaggggGAAGAGCCACCTGTGCAGGACAGGCCCCTGGATCTCCCCATCTCCCACTGGAGCCAGGGATGCTGTGTGGGTGCCTCTGCAGCACCAGATGCAGTTTCACACTCCCTGGGTTCTCTGCTCACATCCTGCACCGCTTCCTCTCCTCCCAACCTGTGGGCAGAGGCCAGACCCCAACCTCCTCCTTGCACCTACATCCTGCCCTTaatgccagctcccagcaggatgccccgggctgctgcaggaagccctGGCAGCCCTCGCTCTGTTTTTGCAGCTGGGTCGGTTACGAGCACACCGGCTTCTGCGGGCAGCAGTTCATCCTGGAGAGGGGAGAGTACCCGCGCTGGGACGCCTGGAGCGGCAGCAACGCCTACCACATCGAGCGCCTGATGTCCTTCCGGCCCGTCTGCTCCGCTGTGAGTGTCCCACGGAGCTCTGATCCCGTTAAAATGTCCCAGGCCACGGCAGGGAGGttaggaaaggaaaacacagctaCGCCAGGGGCAGGCTCAGCGCTTCCCCACTGCAACCCCAGCAGGATTTGCTCTTTCTAtcctgttttttaaagttttggaGGGAATTTCTGGGCAAGCTGTACATGACTAGAGCTAGGGGACAGCCAGCCTGAGACAGGAGCTGTGTTACAGCTGACACCTCCCAGCCACCCAGAAAACTTCAAACCACCAGGGTCTGAACACCTCCCTCTCCAGGAACCCTCTGAGTAATGCCATAGGGAGTGACAGCCCTGCCATTCCCACCCACGCTGGGGAGGGAGCACCACCTCCCCCTCACCCCCTGCTCTCtcccacagaatcacaaggAATCCAAGATCACCATTTTTGAGAAAGACAACTTCATCGGCCGCCAGTGGGAGATTGCTGATGACTACCCCTCGCTGCAGGCCATGGGCTGGGCCAACAACGAAGTGGGCTCCATGAAGATCCAGTGCGGCGCGTAAGTGACGGGCCGaggacaggagctgcagggacaatCTGCTGCCATCACTGTGGGAGGGGGACGCCCTGTAACCCCCCTGCTTACCtctttgtccttttcttccAGCTGGGTGTGCTACCAGTATCCCGGGTACCGTGGCTACCAGTACGTCCTGGAGTTTGACCACCACGGCGGAGACTACAAGCACTGGAGAGAGTGGGGTTCACACGCCCAGACCTCCCAGATCCAATCCATCAGGCGTGTCCAGCAGTAGCTCCCCACTTCCCAGTACATCTCTGCAAGGTTTCGAAAGCTCACCGGCTCCCTCTTGGTGCTAATACTCCCCTCCCGAAATAACCACCCCCTCTCGTACTGCCACTGCTTATGGAACAACACTCCCAAAACGGTACCGACTGCCACAACTGCCAATAAATgtgactgaaagaaaaagataaatcagCTTGGTGTGTGTTTGCTCGTGTGTGTTTGGGACTGAGGTTGcacatccccatcccaggagctgggacCAGACTCTTTCTTACTTATTTTAAGCTGGGCTGAAGTGAGGTGGGGTTCACACTGATGGAGGTTCAGACCCCCACTGTTGCACAAAAacccttgtttttttccctccttgccCTCTTCTTCCCCTGACAAAGGATACCTGGATCCACCCACCTGCATACACACAGCTCATGGGCTCTatggccagcactgccaggcctCTGGGTTCTAAACCCAGGCTGCTCCTTGAAAACGCAAAAAAGAAAGTCACACTGACACCcacaaactttaaaatttttattcaacaATTTACATCACTTATTGTCTGTCTTAACGTATTCGATCTacacaaatttctttttttttcctgataaaataataaaatttggataaattttaattttgaagacCTGTTGGTgcagaataaacaaaatttcaggtaaggtttttttttttgtatttttttttctttttttttttttttttcctttttttaaacatttagtGTGAAGTATGACATCATTGGTAAAGATACATCATGCCATTACAGCTCATGGACATTACCTATCCTTACAGTCCGTGACATCACCCACACCAGCGCAAGGGGCTGCGCCAGACACAGCTACAGCAGGTTTTACACTAAATTCCTCTAGCCACCCTCTCACCACTGGGAAAACGCCTACGCTTTTCCAGCTGGGCACACAGAGTGCATTAACCTAATCGGAAATTACcggggaggggagaaggaaacaaagactACCTTTACTGATCCGTGTGGTCGCACACTACAACATCGACACCAAAGAGGGGCTGCCCCTCTCTGCAGGTCAGAGGTAATTCAGCTCCTGAGCAGGTAGAGCACAACCCCTCGCAGCGATTTGAATACAAACCAGGAACG from Vidua macroura isolate BioBank_ID:100142 chromosome 20, ASM2450914v1, whole genome shotgun sequence encodes:
- the CRYBA1 gene encoding LOW QUALITY PROTEIN: beta-crystallin A3 (The sequence of the model RefSeq protein was modified relative to this genomic sequence to represent the inferred CDS: deleted 1 base in 1 codon), which translates into the protein MGEAAVPPELDTDPAAKMAQTNPLPVPMGPWKSVRSRGRENRQPQPCHPPVPERLRSSLRTAPLPRELISAGITVYDQENFQGKRMEFTSACPNIMECGFDNIRSLKVECGAWVGYEHTGFCGQQFILERGEYPRWDAWSGSNAYHIERLMSFRPVCSANHKESKITIFEKDNFIGRQWEIADDYPSLQAMGWANNEVGSMKIQCGAWVCYQYPGYRGYQYVLEFDHHGGDYKHWREWGSHAQTSQIQSIRRVQQ